A genome region from Carya illinoinensis cultivar Pawnee chromosome 2, C.illinoinensisPawnee_v1, whole genome shotgun sequence includes the following:
- the LOC122300556 gene encoding phosphatidylinositol/phosphatidylcholine transfer protein SFH4-like → MGKKEQKDQKEDAKVEAVLKLLRLQAPLTVKQEKFCNKACVERFLIAKGDSVKKAAKNLRACLSWRESIGTEHLIADEFSAELSDGIAYVAGHDEENRPILIFRIKQDYQKFHSQKVFTRLLVFTLEVAIQTMPKNVEHFVLLFDASYFRSASAFMNLFLTTLKMVAEYYPGRLHKAFVIDPPSLFSYLWKGVRPFVELSTATIVVSSLDFEESLDFNDFTSYPRASSLRFDPSSLKSTAKIGSCSSSRFSFTVSHHLDSLKPWYLSLADTSASKVGPTTTQYSSLGPALISPLNARSLSFASPAARTTPGSIYGGSYTKPTRKSLFPSTPLPQRSTGDERSKMFHPRTPRPSFLQSPAMFFRRECHVSRGDRSRESFLPFLKFYRRPYDEMIYRSKMRPPLGGLISIVSPHIRRRHESVSQRF, encoded by the exons ATGGGGAAGAAAGAGCAGAAGGATCAGAAAGAAGACGCAAAGGTTGAAGCTGTTCTGAAGCTTCTCAGACTACAAGCCCCACTTACAGTAAAGCAG GAGAAGTTCTGCAACAAGGCTTGCGTAGAACGGTTTCTTATAGCCAAGGGGGATAGCGTGAAGAAGGCTGCGAAGAACTTGAGGGCTTGCCTTTCTTGGAGAGAGAGTATTGGCACCG AGCATTTGATAGCAGACGAGTTCTCGGCCGAGCTCAGCGACGGCATTGCTTATGTGGCCGGTCACGATGAAGAGAACAGACCCATTTTG ATTTTCCGGATCAAGCAAGATTACCAAAAATTCCATTCGCAGAAAGT GTTTACTCGTTTGCTTGTGTTTACACTGGAGGTGGCTATTCAAACCATGCCAAAAAACGTCGAGCACTTCGTTCTTCTTTTCGACGCAA GCTATTTCAGGTCTGCAtcagcttttatgaatttatttctgACAACGCTGAAAATGGTGGCGGAGTACTACCCGGGCCGGCTACACAAGGCTTTTGTCATTGACCCTCCGTCTCTATTCTCTTATCTATGGAAG GGTGTTCGACCGTTCGTTGAGCTATCAACGGCCACGATTGTGGTATCCTCACTAGATTTTGAAGAATCGTTGGACTTCAACGATTTCACTAGCTACCCACGAGCTTCGTCCCTCCGATTTGACCCTTCGTCGTTGAAATCGACGGCCAAGATCGGCTCATGCTCATCCTCACGCTTCTCGTTCACGGTCTCGCACCACCTTGACTCGCTTAAACCGTGGTATCTGAGCTTAGCCGACACGTCGGCTTCCAAAGTAGGACCCACCACCACCCAGTACTCTTCTCTAGGCCCCGCACTCATCTCCCCGCTCAACGCCCGGTCCCTCTCTTTCGCATCACCAGCTGCTAGAACTACACCTGGAAGCATCTACGGTGGTAGCTACACTAAGCCAACGAGGAAGTCCCTGTTCCCTTCGACCCCGTTGCCACAGCGTAGTACCGGCGATGAACGTAGCAAAATGTTCCACCCCCGAACCCCACGGCCCTCGTTCCTCCAATCACCGGCCATGTTTTTCCGCAGGGAGTGCCACGTCAGCCGGGGCGACAGGTCCCGGGAGTCGTTCCTACCGTTTTTAAAGTTCTACAGGAGGCCATACGATGAGATGATTTACAGGTCAAAGATGAGGCCCCCACTTGGTGGACTAATCTCCATCGTCTCTCCCCATATCAGACGCCGCCACGAGTCCGTATCACAACGGTTCTGA